One Natrinema sp. DC36 genomic window, CCGACCATCGATTCGACGCGGCGAGCGAAATCGGCGTTCTCCGCGAGGAACCCGTAGCCGGGGTGGATCGCGTCCGCGCCGGCTCGCTCGGCGATGTCGACGATCTCCGCCTGGTCGAGGTACGATTCGCTGGCGGGCGCCGGACCGACGTTGTACGCCTCGTCAGCGTACTCGACGTGGCCGGCGTCGCGGTCGGCGTCGCTGTAGACGGCCACCGTCTCGATGTCGAGTTCTTCGCATGCTGCCATCACGCGGACTGCAATTTCGCCGCGGTTCGCGACGAGTACTTTCTCGAACATGGTCAGTAGGACTTGGGGAAACCGAGTTGCTGGCTGATGTGGTTGTACGCCATCTGCTGGGAGACCGGCGCCAGGCGCGTGAGGTTGATCTCACGCCACCAGCGCTCGACGTCGTACTCCGTCGCGTAGCCCCAGCCGCCGAAGGCCTGCATCGACTGCTTGACCGCTTCGATCCCGGCGCTGACGGCCGTCGCTTTCGCGACGTTGGTCTCGTAGCCACAGTCCTTCCCGTGATCGTAGAGCCAGGCGGCTTTCTCGCGCATGAGCGCAGCCGTTTCCATCCGTGCGTAGGCCTGCGCGATGGGGAACGAGACGGCCTGGTGGCTTCCGACCGGGGCACCGAACACCTCGCGGTCGTTGGCATATTCGATAGCGGTATCGGCGGCCAGTTTTCCGATCCCCGTTCCGGCCGCGGCGAAGCCGATGCGCTCGGGGTTCAACATGTCGACGAGTGCCCACCAGCCTTCGTCTTCTCCCCCGAGCAGGTTCTCTTCGGGCACGCGAACGTCCTTGATGAACACTTCGCAGGACTTCGAATAATTGATGCCGTGTTTGGGGATCGGAGAGACGTCGATCCCGGGATCGTCCATATCGACGATGAACAGGCTGATACCGTCGGTGCCACGGTCGACCTCATCGCGCGGGGTCGTCCGTGTGACGAGGATCATATTGTCCGCTCGATCGGCGAAGGTGATCCACGCCTTGTTCCCGTTGAGAACGTACTCGTCACCGTCCTTCTCGGCGCGCGTGGCGACGTTCAGCGTGTTCGTTCCCGCTTCGGGCTCGGTGATGCCGATCGAAAAGTTTCGCTCACCGGTGGCGATGTCGGACAGGTACCGCTCCTTCTGGGCCTCGGTGCCGTTCTCGCGGATGCCGACGGCGGCCATGCCCCCGGTGAGAACCAGATACCAGGTCCCGGCCATGCCACAGCCTTCGGCACAGAGCGTTTCCATCGCTAAGCCCATCTCCTGCATGCCCATGCCGGCGCCATCGTACTCCTCCGGGACCAACAGTCCGTGAAAGCCGGCCTCCGCGAGTTCGTCCCAGAACCCCTGGGCGAATTCGCCCTCTTCTTCTTTCTCTCGCCAGTACTCCGGCCCGTATTCGGCCGCGACCGCTTCCGCGGTCGACCGGATCATCGAACGTTCGTCGGTAGACTCGAAATTCATTATGTGGTATGTCGAACGAATCACTCATGACAGGTCGTCTCGCGAGACGGGCGCTTACGGCGACGCCTCGGCCTCTTCCTCTGCATCGTCCCGCAGTTCGGTGCGACGAATCTTCCCGGTGACCGTCTTGGGAAGTTCCTCGCGGAACTCGATTTCGCGGGGGTACTCGTGGGCCGACAACTCGTCGCGCACGTGATTCCTGATGTCCTCCTTGAGATCCTCGGAGGGTGTCGCGCCCTCGCTGGGCACGATGTAGGCCTTCACGATGTTGCCCCGCTCCTGGTGGGACTTGGGCACGACGGCCGCCTCGGCGACAGCCTCGTGTTCACCCAGCGAACTCTCGACCTCGAACGGGCCGATCCGGTAGCCCGACGAGAGAATGACGTCGTCGGCTCGCCCCTCGAACCAGAAGTAGCCGTCCTCGTCTTTGTGGGCGAGGTCACCCGAGAGGTACCACTCACCGTCGGACCCGTCGACGAAACACGACGCAGTCTTTTCGGGCTTCTGCCAGTATTCGGCGAAGAAACAGGGATAGTCTCCCCGCTGGGCGATCTCACCCGTCTCGCCGGGCTCGAGCACTTCGCCGGTTTCGGGGTCGACGATGTCGGCCTCGATTCCGGGAAGCGGCTTGCCCATCGAGCCAGGTCGGAGCTCCATCGTCGGGTAGTTGTTGATGATCATGTTGCCCGTCTCCGTCTGGCCGTACGTGTCGAGGATGGTGACGCCGAGTTCGTCCTCGCCCCACTCGACGACGCCGGCACTGAGCGGCTCGCCGATCGAGAGGGCGTGGCGTAGGTCGAGGTCGACGTCCGCCAGAACCTCCTCTTTCTCCCGCAGCATCCGGTACGCCGTCGGGACCGAGAACAGGACGGTGATCGGGTACTCGTCGAGCAGGTCGGCCCACTCCTTCGGGTCGAACTCGCCTTCGTACGTGAACAGCGAGGCCCCCCAGAACCAGGCTCCGAGCGTGTTGATCGCGCCCGTCAGCCAGCCCAGGTCGCCGGTACTCCAGTAGAGGTCACCGGGTTGGAGGTCAACGGCGTACTTCTGGGTCGCGGCGACGCCGGCCACCCAGCGCTGTTTGTGAAGGACGCCTTTCGCCAGGCCGGTCGTCCCCGACGTGTAGTACAGCAAGGCGTCGTCCTCGCCGCCGGTCTCAGCGGCGTCGTACGCCGTTCTCGCGCCGTCGAGCGCCGTATTGAACATGACGTCGTCGGTTGGCGCACCGCCGCCGCGATCGACGGTGATGACGTGTTCGACCGATGGCGCGTCGTCGAGCGCGTCTTCGACGGTGTCGCGGTTGTCGGTCGTCGTCACGACGACTTTCGCCTCACAGTCATCGAGTCGGTAGGAAATGCCGTCCGGACCGAAGCGCTCGTTGACGCTTCCCCAGACGGCGCCCCGCTTGAGCGTCCCGATCAGCGCCACGTAGTGTTCCGGAATCCGTGGCATGTACGAGAACACGCGGTCGCCCTGCTCGACTCCCAGATCCTCGAGGACGTTCGCGAACTGGCTCGAGCGGTCTGCCAGCTCCCAGAACGTCAGCTTTGTGAGCTCCCCGTCGGTATCGACCTGGTAGAGCGCGACCTTCTCACGGTCAGTAGCGTGTCGGTCCGCGACCTCGTATGCGATGTTGAGTTCCCCCGGTGCGTCCCAGTCGGCTTCCGCGTAGATGTCTTCCCACGAGAACTGCTCCCGTTCAGCCTCGTAGTCGGACAGGTTGTGGCTGGATACCATACACGGCACCGGATTCCGTTCCCCTACATAATCATGGTGGTAAATTCTGCGGGTGAAACAGACATATACTACACACAACTAAACACGATAGAGATATTGTACCGATCCCATAATGCGTAAACGGTTTCGTTTACAAGTCTTAAGGATACTAATGTATTAGGGGCGATGGCTACACGGCCGTCTCCACACCTCAGTCACCGTTTCCGGCCGCCGCATCGTGACGGTCGTTCCACGTCTTCCGGGCGGCGTCGCGAACAGACACCGGAAACGACCGTTCGAACGAGACCCGCGGGGCGATGTAGGAATCCTCCCAACGGGGGTCCCAAGCCGCGTTCACGTACAGCCGGGCGCCAGTCGTTCCATCCCGACGGTACCGTGGCCGTTTCGCTGCTGGCGCGGACGGCTCGCTGAAAATCCAGTCCCGAGACGGATGGGCCTTCACCCAGATATCGCCGAGAACGCGTCCGAAATCGTGCGGCGAGACGCCCTCGTCGACGATGATGACGGTATCGAACAGCGACGAGAACGTAAAGAGGAGGTTAGCGAGCTGCCATTCGAAGCCGGCGTAGAGGATATTCGTAGCGACGAAGCAGATCCCGAGTTCGGCCTCGGCCGGCAACAGAACCCACTCGATGGGTGAGATGCCCCAGTAATCGTTGACGCGACGGTACAACATCGCCGCCGTCGCCAGTCCCGTGAGTTGCAGGTCGTCCGCAAGCGGTCGTCCGACGGGCGAGAACGGGATCACCGGATCATCGGTCGCGATCACCCGCTCGACGGAGAGGGAAAGCGGCGTGCTCGCGACGCCGTGTTCCCACGCTTCGCGCCGATCCGACTGGAAGTCGGGGTGCCGATCCGCGACCGTCGTCTCGACGACTATCTCCGTCGCACTCGGAACGAGGCCGCCGTTCGTCGGAACCAACGGGACATCGTCCGCGACGCCGCAGGCCTGCACCGGCACGTCGACACACCCCGTCACGGCGAGCAGGTAGGCGGTCGCGACGGCCGCCGGCGGCACGCCGAGCGCGATCGAGAGCGTTCCGTCGTCGTCCAGCAGCGACGACAGCGCGGCCGGCGTGCGCACGCGGAGCTTATCGTCGCTGATGACGGAGCCGTGGATCGGTGCCCAGTGTGACCCCTCCGATGACGATACCGACGCGACGCCCAACGTCAACGAAGGCCAGACGTCTTCGGTTCCCCGCGGCAGGTTCAGATCCTGGACGTTATCGACGGTTCGCGACGCTGTCTGTCCGGCGTACGTCGGGTTCGCGTCGCCGCCGGACGGGCCGAGTCCCATAATCGTATCGAGTACGGTGACGAACGATGCATCGGGATTCAGGCCGAAGCCCAGCGCCAACCGCGACCACGGCTTCGATTCCCGGCGTTGCATCTGATCCGGGCCGCTGAACGTCCCGCTTGCGAGATCGACGCTGTCGGCTCGTCGGTATCGGATTGCCGGCCCGCTCGCACGAAGGGCTTCCGCCGCGACGACGTCCGGAGGTACGTCGGCGGACTCGTCGATGGTTATCAGATCACCGTCGCTCGCCAGCCCTCGCAGGTACTGTGCGAACGGGATCATCGCGCCCCATAACCTCCCCACTCGAGGAGATCGAACGCCTCCGACGAGACGCCCGCATTGACGAGGAGTTCCTGTGCTCGCCTTCGCAGTTCTTCGTCTCCGGCACTGTCCCCCGCTGGACGATCACTGGTGGCGTCGATGTATGCTTTTGCGGTCTTGGCTTTCGAGGTGCCGACATCGGCACTGCCCTTCTCGTCGGGTGTCTGGTAGATGTTGAGCGGCACCTTCGGCATGCGCTCGACGCCGAACTGGTGGAAGTCAGCGTCCGGGTCGGCCTCGAGCGCGATCGCAGTCAGCACGGCGCGCGGGTCGAGCGGGTCGACATCGGCGTCGACGAATACGAAGAAATCGATGTGGAGCATCCCCCAGGTGGTGAAGATGAAGTTCGCCAGTTCGTGGAGGTAGCCCGGATACGGGCGATCCGTTGCGATGACCCAGACGGTCTGGGAGGTAAACCGCCACGGGACGGCCAGCGCGACGTCGAAGCCGGCCGCCTGCAGGCCGAGGGTCGCGTCGGGGCCGGCCGCGGCCGTCTGGAGCGTGCTGCTCGAGTTCTGGCCGTAGCCGACGCCGGTTCCCTCGACGCAAAACGGTACTCGCGGTTCGCCTCGACGGGTTATCGCGTCGACCGCGAACACGGGCATGGACCGTCGCGGGCCGTTCATATAGCCGAAGTAATCGCCGAACGGCCCCTCGTCGAGCCGCTCGTTCGGGAGCACGCGGCCCTCGAGCACCAGCTCAGCCGTCGCTGGGACGTAGAGGTCGTTCGTCTCGCACGAGACGAGGTCGACCGGACCGTCTTTCAGTCCGCCCGCGAAGGCAGCCTCGCTTCGGCCGGTCGGAATCCACATCTCCGTACTGCACTGGACGGCCGGTTCGGTACCGAGGACGACCGCGACCGGCATCGGCTCCTCGCGCGGTTCGTACTCGTAATAGTACAGGTTCGGAGCCTGCTCGCCCGCCAGAAAGAGGAGGCTCGCGAGGTCGTCGTCGTGGATCATCATTCGGTGGCTCGACCAGTGGCCCCACCGGGTCTTCGGGTCCGGTCCGACGACGGTGTGGAGGTTCGAGTACCGCCCGCCGTCGCCCCGGTGGATGTACGGCCAGGGAATCGACAGGAGGTCGACATCCGTCCCGGTGTGGACGACATCCTTGCAGGGGGCCGCGTCCCGGTCGACTATCTGCGGCTCGCGGGGCGATCGGAGCCGGTCGATGACCGCTTCGTAGTACTCCGCTCCGGACAGGCCAGCCGGCAGTTCGAACACCCGGGCGAGGTGTTCCCACGGCCGACATCGCGGACCGCGGTACGGATCGCCAACGAGCGCCGCGTCGATCGTCGTTTCTTCGACCGACTCGAAGATCGGGACCTCACCGTCAGTCCGGTTAGCGAGGGTCGTGACCGCGCTCGCCTCGAGGTCCCACGACACCAACTCGGCGAACGAAACGAGGGCGTCCTCGTCCTCGAGAAGTCGGAGATACTCCCGAAATGAATCGGCCGACATGACTATTCCTCGTCCGTGAGGGCACGACGGAGCGGGTCGGCCTCGAACTCGGTTCGGACGTCTTCGTACGTTTCCAGCAGTGCGGGTCGATTCTCAGCGAGGTACTGAAACGAGATTTCCCGGAGTGCCTCGGCCGTCGAATCGTATTGGCCCGATTCGACGAGATAGCGTAGAATCACTTTGAGGTCGTCTGATCGAGTGTTGACGATGTTCGAGGTCGTTTCCTGCTCGCCCGCGAGCCGACGGAGGCGGTCTTCGTCGATTCCCTCCGAGGCGATTTCGTCTATGAGTTCGACGTACCGTTCCTCGCTGACGTCCTCGTGCGGTCCGGTAACGACCCGTAGCGGCCGCGGATCGGTGAGCTCATGGGGATCGTGGGCGATTCGAACCCGCGCTTCGAAGATCCGCTTCGTCTCGGCATCGGTGATCTGGAGCGTCGTCTCCGTCAGGTCCTCGTCGGGCAGATGTTCCTCTGCTGTGATGTAATGGTTCGACATGGCCTCCACTGGATACGTAGCCTGTGTCTGGTGATTGCACACGCCAGTCGGACGTTTCTACTCTCCACCCTTCCTAAAGAGTGGGGTTATTTCCTGACTGTTTCCGTTCCTCAAGCACGAACTCAGCGACGATATCACTGGGTAGACTGAACTATTTAACGTTCTGTACGACTCGTGTATTGCGTACTTGTGTATTGCGTTTGCCTATCGCTGCCGAAGCCGCATTGGGAGGCCGTTCTTTGTCTGCGTAGTGATCTCCGGTTCGATTGTGATCGTCGGGTCCCCATCAGCCCATTCGAGAGTCCACTGTTGACCGATCGTCGCCAGCACCAGCGTCGCCTCGAGGCGAGCAAACTCCCGACCGATACACGTCCGACGACCACAACCGAATGGGATGAACGCGTGGTCAGTGAGTTCCTCTTCGAAATCATCTGTCCACCGGTCGGGCCGGAATGACAGGGATCGGCGTAGAACCGCTCATCACGATGAGTCGAGATGATGGACAGATGAACTTCCTCCTCGGCCGGAATCCAGTAGCCATCGACCTGGACATCTCGAGTTGTCTCCCGGGGAATCGTATGGATGGGGGGATACAGTCGGAGGGGCTCGGTGACGATTCGGTTTGTGAGGTCGAGGTTTGCAATGTCTTCAGGTGTCGGTGGTTCATCTTCCAGAACAGCATCGAGTACATCGTGGAACGCTTGCCGAATATCAGAATTTATCGCCAGCGAGTACCAGGCGAATCCGAGCGCAGCGGCGGTGGTTTCATATTCAGCAAAGGTCATCGTGAGCATCTGGTCTTCGACTTCCTCCGTGCTCAGACGGTCTTGGCCACTTGCCTCGCGTGCCTTGTGGAGTTTCGATAAGAGCGTCTCTTGCTGGAGGTCGTTCGGCTGTGAGCTGTTCGCTCGTTCCGAATCTGCACTATACTCCGCAAGCAGTTGTCGAACTTCCGTTCGGAGACGCTCTACTGAGTTGCTGAACTTCCGGTTCGACGACATCCGTTGGGTACAATTCCTCGATTTTGGCGCGGTAGTGTTCGGCCCACGGGCGATTCTGTTCATGAGTCTCGATCGTCCGCTCCTAGTGATTAACCATGTAGACTCGGAACACCTGCTGCCAAGGTAGTTCCCGTCTGATCAGTTGTGTCTCTTTGATTCGACCGATTGCTATATAAATAATTTGGATGGAAACAAAAAATCTATATAGTGTAACGACCAACAATTCAATTGAACATTCAAGATAGTATATATGATTGGAAACAGTACAAAGACGATCGGTTTGAGGAAACGTGCCGACACAGTACTGATCACCAGAGATACGGGGGTAAATGCGTCTAACTGGTTTCGAACGGTATTGGCCGAACGGACGGCCTACCGTAATACTGCTCTTTGTGGCACGGAAACTGAACAGGGTCATTTACCCGATATGACGACGGATATCGCGGCCCTCGAAGCGCTGCTCGAGATAGTCCATGCAGATTACCACTATAATGAGTAATAGTTCTTCACGTAGTTCGTCCGAACCGCTCAGTAATCGTCATGATTCGTCGTACAGCCGATCGAGTGATTCCCGACAATTGCTCAGTTGGGTGAGGTCAACAGTGGTTTCGGCCACGGTATGGGCGGCTCTGATAGTCGTTCTTTCCGGGACAGCAGTTGCGCAGTCGGATGTCGGCAATGTGTACTGTGGTACTGGCGTTGAGACCGGTATCGGCATTGTCTTTGGTGCCGTTGCTGGTCTCGGCCTCCCTGCGACCGGCTTCTACATCGGTCGAGCCGGCCTTTCGTACATGCGCGCTGGCGGGAACCCTGAGAAGAAGAATCGAGCCAAGGAGAAACTCGTGATGTCGGGTATCGGATTTGGGATCCTCGTCCTCGCGCTGATCTCACCGGAACTCATCGACAAGGTCGGCAGTCAGATGGGATTCGGCTTCTCTGACTGTGTGAAACCGTTCTAATACAGCAAACAAACCGTTTCACCGAAATTCAATGACCACATCACGTGTGATCGTCATTGC contains:
- a CDS encoding cytochrome P450; this encodes MSFRPDRWTDDFEEELTDHAFIPFGCGRRTCIGREFARLEATLVLATIGQQWTLEWADGDPTITIEPEITTQTKNGLPMRLRQR
- a CDS encoding ubiD operon protein, which codes for MSNHYITAEEHLPDEDLTETTLQITDAETKRIFEARVRIAHDPHELTDPRPLRVVTGPHEDVSEERYVELIDEIASEGIDEDRLRRLAGEQETTSNIVNTRSDDLKVILRYLVESGQYDSTAEALREISFQYLAENRPALLETYEDVRTEFEADPLRRALTDEE
- a CDS encoding AMP-binding protein, whose amino-acid sequence is MVSSHNLSDYEAEREQFSWEDIYAEADWDAPGELNIAYEVADRHATDREKVALYQVDTDGELTKLTFWELADRSSQFANVLEDLGVEQGDRVFSYMPRIPEHYVALIGTLKRGAVWGSVNERFGPDGISYRLDDCEAKVVVTTTDNRDTVEDALDDAPSVEHVITVDRGGGAPTDDVMFNTALDGARTAYDAAETGGEDDALLYYTSGTTGLAKGVLHKQRWVAGVAATQKYAVDLQPGDLYWSTGDLGWLTGAINTLGAWFWGASLFTYEGEFDPKEWADLLDEYPITVLFSVPTAYRMLREKEEVLADVDLDLRHALSIGEPLSAGVVEWGEDELGVTILDTYGQTETGNMIINNYPTMELRPGSMGKPLPGIEADIVDPETGEVLEPGETGEIAQRGDYPCFFAEYWQKPEKTASCFVDGSDGEWYLSGDLAHKDEDGYFWFEGRADDVILSSGYRIGPFEVESSLGEHEAVAEAAVVPKSHQERGNIVKAYIVPSEGATPSEDLKEDIRNHVRDELSAHEYPREIEFREELPKTVTGKIRRTELRDDAEEEAEASP
- a CDS encoding acyl-CoA dehydrogenase family protein yields the protein MNFESTDERSMIRSTAEAVAAEYGPEYWREKEEEGEFAQGFWDELAEAGFHGLLVPEEYDGAGMGMQEMGLAMETLCAEGCGMAGTWYLVLTGGMAAVGIRENGTEAQKERYLSDIATGERNFSIGITEPEAGTNTLNVATRAEKDGDEYVLNGNKAWITFADRADNMILVTRTTPRDEVDRGTDGISLFIVDMDDPGIDVSPIPKHGINYSKSCEVFIKDVRVPEENLLGGEDEGWWALVDMLNPERIGFAAAGTGIGKLAADTAIEYANDREVFGAPVGSHQAVSFPIAQAYARMETAALMREKAAWLYDHGKDCGYETNVAKATAVSAGIEAVKQSMQAFGGWGYATEYDVERWWREINLTRLAPVSQQMAYNHISQQLGFPKSY
- a CDS encoding UbiD family decarboxylase domain-containing protein, giving the protein MIPFAQYLRGLASDGDLITIDESADVPPDVVAAEALRASGPAIRYRRADSVDLASGTFSGPDQMQRRESKPWSRLALGFGLNPDASFVTVLDTIMGLGPSGGDANPTYAGQTASRTVDNVQDLNLPRGTEDVWPSLTLGVASVSSSEGSHWAPIHGSVISDDKLRVRTPAALSSLLDDDGTLSIALGVPPAAVATAYLLAVTGCVDVPVQACGVADDVPLVPTNGGLVPSATEIVVETTVADRHPDFQSDRREAWEHGVASTPLSLSVERVIATDDPVIPFSPVGRPLADDLQLTGLATAAMLYRRVNDYWGISPIEWVLLPAEAELGICFVATNILYAGFEWQLANLLFTFSSLFDTVIIVDEGVSPHDFGRVLGDIWVKAHPSRDWIFSEPSAPAAKRPRYRRDGTTGARLYVNAAWDPRWEDSYIAPRVSFERSFPVSVRDAARKTWNDRHDAAAGNGD
- a CDS encoding UbiD family decarboxylase, coding for MSADSFREYLRLLEDEDALVSFAELVSWDLEASAVTTLANRTDGEVPIFESVEETTIDAALVGDPYRGPRCRPWEHLARVFELPAGLSGAEYYEAVIDRLRSPREPQIVDRDAAPCKDVVHTGTDVDLLSIPWPYIHRGDGGRYSNLHTVVGPDPKTRWGHWSSHRMMIHDDDLASLLFLAGEQAPNLYYYEYEPREEPMPVAVVLGTEPAVQCSTEMWIPTGRSEAAFAGGLKDGPVDLVSCETNDLYVPATAELVLEGRVLPNERLDEGPFGDYFGYMNGPRRSMPVFAVDAITRRGEPRVPFCVEGTGVGYGQNSSSTLQTAAAGPDATLGLQAAGFDVALAVPWRFTSQTVWVIATDRPYPGYLHELANFIFTTWGMLHIDFFVFVDADVDPLDPRAVLTAIALEADPDADFHQFGVERMPKVPLNIYQTPDEKGSADVGTSKAKTAKAYIDATSDRPAGDSAGDEELRRRAQELLVNAGVSSEAFDLLEWGGYGAR